One part of the Dysidea avara chromosome 10, odDysAvar1.4, whole genome shotgun sequence genome encodes these proteins:
- the LOC136268678 gene encoding uncharacterized protein: MTVSSGTQPESSNLQLGSSSINTIAAEIQPKYTNSSTQVMSEMISIETQAKPEVHDVGVQCDLLSPMHMSSSHLPLTSTPIKDAADFYETDITTTEKGIDDTYAPSEESMMLSEDCSDQSGSQAKYQCYLLFDSALLLLFSLCTACRSSSTSLVRKVHGSLLCIRQICHECNHVFVWRSEPYFGRTPVDNILTSAAILYTGAQPAKALRLFSVFNCPTITTSTFFHHQRNYLQPIIDFIWEKHQQRLLRELKESNSHLIIGGDGRADSPGQIWVIFNG, from the exons ATGACTGTATCATCAGGCACCCAGCCAGAATCCAGTAATTTGCAGTTGGGAAGCAGTAGCATTAACACCATAGCGGCTGAGATTCAGCCAAAATATACTAATTCATCCACACAGGTTATGTCTGAAATGATATCTATAG AAACTCAAGCTAAACCTGAAGTTCACGATGTTGGtgtacaatgtgacttgttgaGCCCAATGCATATGTCATCATCACACCTACCATTAACCTCCACACCTATTAAGGATGCTGCTGATTTCTACGAGACAGACATTACCACTACTGAAAAGGGAATTGATGATACATATGCTCCATCTGAGGAAAGTATGATGTT ATCTGAAGATTGCTCTGATCAGTCTGGTTCACAAGCCAAGTACCAATGCTACTTGTTGTTTGATTCAGCTCTATTGCTGCTTTTTTCACTCTGTACTGCTTGTAGGAGCTCTTCCACAAGTTTAGTCAGAAAGGTGCATGGATCACTACTTTGCATTCGACAAATCTGTCATGAATGCAATCATGTATTTGTGTGGAGGAGTGAACCGTATTTTGGTAGAACACCAGTAGACAACATCTTGACTTCTGCTGCCATTCTCTACACTGGTGCACAACCTGCAAAGGCACTGAGACTATTTTCAGTATTCAATTGTCCAACTATCACTACATCAACCTTTTTTCATCATCAACGAAACTACCTACAGCCAATTATAGACTTTATTTGGGAGAAACATCAGCAAAGGCTACTAAGGGAATTGAAGGAGAGCAATAGCCACCTGATTATTGGAGGTGATGGAAGGGCTGACAGTCCTGGCCAAATTTGGGTCATATTCAATGGTTGA